From the Polyangiaceae bacterium genome, one window contains:
- a CDS encoding ATP-binding cassette domain-containing protein, whose amino-acid sequence MAKDTLAGVERLVIALEGVEKRWPNGTVAVQGLDLEVTAGEFLALVGPSGSGKTTTLKLVNRLVEASRGIVRVDGRDVRDKEPWELRRSIGMVFQRFALFPHMTLFDNVAVVPRLCRWTEDAIRKRVHELLDLVDLEPSQYADRFPAELSGGQQQRVGIARALAARPKVLLMDEPMGALDPMTRQALMSAFRGLHDALGLTTLMVTHDMSEALLTADRVAVLHQGELLQLDTPERLVAHPAHDVVRALVHAPRHQAERLGALWEAP is encoded by the coding sequence ATGGCGAAAGACACGCTGGCTGGAGTGGAGCGGCTCGTGATTGCGCTAGAAGGTGTGGAGAAACGTTGGCCCAACGGCACAGTAGCCGTGCAAGGCCTCGACTTGGAAGTGACGGCCGGCGAGTTCCTCGCCCTGGTCGGGCCCTCTGGCAGCGGCAAGACGACCACCCTCAAGCTCGTCAATCGCCTCGTCGAAGCCTCCCGAGGTATCGTGCGTGTGGATGGGAGGGACGTGCGTGACAAGGAGCCCTGGGAGCTGCGCCGCAGCATCGGCATGGTGTTCCAGCGCTTCGCCTTGTTCCCGCACATGACCCTGTTCGACAACGTGGCCGTCGTGCCTCGCTTGTGCCGCTGGACCGAGGATGCGATCCGCAAGCGCGTTCACGAGTTGCTGGACCTCGTGGATCTCGAGCCGTCACAGTACGCAGACCGCTTTCCAGCGGAGCTTTCTGGGGGGCAGCAGCAGCGCGTGGGGATTGCGCGCGCGTTGGCGGCGCGCCCCAAGGTACTGCTGATGGACGAGCCCATGGGTGCCTTGGATCCCATGACTCGCCAGGCTCTGATGTCGGCCTTCCGCGGCCTCCACGATGCATTGGGTTTGACCACGCTGATGGTGACCCATGACATGAGCGAGGCGCTGCTGACGGCGGATCGCGTCGCGGTGTTGCATCAAGGCGAGTTGCTGCAGTTGGACACACCTGAACGTCTGGTGGCCCACCCGGCGCACGACGTCGTCCGTGCACTGGTGCACGCGCCGCGGCACCAAGCCGAGCGGTTGGGAGCGTTGTGGGAAGCGCCCTGA
- a CDS encoding glycine betaine ABC transporter substrate-binding protein, with amino-acid sequence MGSALSEQLDKLPSYLGAHVALVSVALALGLAISLPAALLVVRTRAAPWLLALASTVQTIPSLALLALMVPLLNAFGFWPALCALVLYSALPILRNTVTGIGNVDPDLVEAAHGLGMTRGQVLRQVELPLALPVILAGVRTSTVWVVGIATLSTPVGQASLGNYIFGGLQTRNWVAVLVGCGGAALLALALDFSWSLLESAWARRSRARGYVGGVLLLSVLAGGGLAPRVSARRSQAVAPADRSKDATSEPTGSREIRVGSKTFTEQYILAAAIEKRLTTAGLRVKRVESLGSTIAFDALRKNEIDVYVDYSGTLWANGMKRSGSAPAWRVLAEVSAWLATTHGIRSLGSLGFENAYALAMRRDRAEQLGVTSIRDLARQANHLSLGSDYEFFERPEWRQLRDGYGLTFEKRVSFDSTFMYEAVAQGEVDVITAFSSDGRIAAYDLVVLEDPARAFPPYDAMLLLAPGVAKDASVVEALQPLVGSIDVRLMRRSNLMVDREQDKRTPSQAADLLLDAGSPKSSK; translated from the coding sequence GTGGGAAGCGCCCTGAGCGAACAGCTCGACAAGCTGCCGAGCTACTTGGGGGCTCACGTCGCTCTGGTGAGCGTAGCGCTGGCGCTAGGCCTGGCGATCTCACTCCCTGCGGCGCTACTCGTCGTGCGTACGCGCGCGGCCCCGTGGCTCTTGGCGCTGGCTAGTACCGTACAGACCATTCCGAGCCTCGCGCTGCTGGCGCTGATGGTCCCGCTGTTGAACGCTTTTGGCTTCTGGCCAGCGCTGTGCGCGCTGGTTCTCTACAGCGCCCTTCCGATCCTGCGCAACACGGTCACGGGCATTGGCAACGTCGACCCCGATCTGGTGGAAGCCGCACACGGACTGGGCATGACCCGCGGCCAGGTGTTGCGCCAAGTCGAACTCCCGCTGGCCTTGCCAGTGATCCTGGCCGGAGTGCGTACATCCACGGTGTGGGTAGTGGGCATTGCCACGCTGTCCACGCCCGTCGGGCAGGCCAGCTTGGGCAACTACATCTTCGGCGGGTTGCAGACTCGCAACTGGGTGGCAGTGCTGGTGGGCTGCGGCGGTGCCGCGCTGTTGGCACTGGCCCTCGATTTCTCATGGTCGTTGCTCGAGTCCGCGTGGGCGCGCCGCAGTCGCGCTCGCGGCTATGTCGGCGGAGTGCTGCTGCTGTCCGTGCTTGCTGGCGGTGGGCTCGCGCCTCGAGTCTCTGCTCGGCGGAGCCAGGCTGTCGCTCCAGCAGACAGGTCGAAGGATGCGACATCGGAGCCGACGGGCTCACGCGAAATCCGCGTGGGTTCCAAGACCTTCACCGAGCAGTACATTCTGGCGGCGGCGATCGAGAAACGCCTGACCACCGCCGGCCTGCGCGTGAAGCGCGTCGAAAGCTTGGGTTCCACCATCGCCTTCGACGCACTCCGCAAGAACGAGATCGACGTCTACGTCGACTACTCGGGCACGCTGTGGGCCAACGGCATGAAACGCTCTGGCTCTGCGCCGGCTTGGCGGGTTCTGGCAGAAGTGAGCGCCTGGCTGGCCACGACGCATGGCATCCGTAGTCTGGGCAGCCTGGGCTTCGAGAACGCCTATGCCCTGGCAATGCGCCGGGATCGGGCCGAGCAGCTCGGCGTGACGAGCATCCGGGATCTGGCGAGACAGGCAAACCACTTGAGCCTCGGAAGCGACTACGAGTTCTTCGAGCGTCCCGAGTGGCGGCAGCTGCGTGACGGCTATGGTTTGACCTTCGAGAAGCGGGTCAGCTTCGACTCCACTTTCATGTACGAGGCCGTCGCGCAGGGCGAGGTCGACGTCATTACCGCCTTCTCCAGCGATGGCCGCATCGCTGCGTACGACCTCGTCGTCCTGGAAGACCCCGCACGAGCATTCCCGCCCTACGACGCCATGCTGCTGCTTGCCCCCGGCGTGGCGAAGGATGCAAGTGTGGTCGAGGCGCTCCAGCCCTTGGTGGGAAGTATCGACGTCCGTCTCATGCGACGCTCCAACTTGATGGTGGATCGAGAGCAGGACAAGCGAACTCCGTCTCAGGCAGCAGATCTGTTGCTCGACGCCGGCAGCCCGAAAAGCAGCAAATGA
- the smpB gene encoding SsrA-binding protein SmpB produces the protein MAKGTNKKEFGDRVVANNRRARYEYELLDATEAGLMLIGSEVRALREHGGDLSDAWVDVNRNEAWLKGMRIPCLKHAAFAHEEKRSRKLLLHRAQIESLRGSVEREGLTLIATKCYFKNGRAKVEICLARGKKKHDKRHSIKARDADREARAAMRRGREG, from the coding sequence ATGGCCAAGGGCACGAACAAGAAGGAGTTCGGCGACCGCGTCGTCGCCAACAACCGCCGTGCGCGCTACGAATACGAACTTCTCGACGCGACCGAGGCCGGACTGATGCTGATTGGCAGCGAGGTCCGCGCGCTGCGTGAGCACGGCGGCGATCTCTCCGATGCGTGGGTGGACGTCAATCGCAACGAAGCCTGGCTCAAGGGCATGCGCATCCCCTGCCTGAAGCATGCAGCGTTCGCCCACGAGGAGAAGCGCTCGCGCAAGTTGCTGCTCCACCGAGCACAGATCGAAAGCCTTCGCGGTTCCGTGGAGCGCGAAGGGCTGACGCTGATCGCGACGAAGTGCTACTTCAAGAACGGCCGGGCAAAGGTGGAGATCTGCTTGGCGCGCGGCAAGAAGAAGCACGACAAGCGCCACAGCATCAAAGCCAGAGACGCGGACCGCGAAGCTCGCGCGGCGATGCGGCGAGGTCGGGAGGGATGA
- a CDS encoding PQQ-binding-like beta-propeller repeat protein, with product MFRGNAQRTGLGLSTPRIPPRLQFRFGTAGEVWASPALGPDSSVYATSLDGRVYAISPEGRPLWIYATRGALWASPAIRPDGSVVVAGVDSHLYVIREGALLWERDLDNCAFSSPLIMADGSIVVGSGSHRLHAFAADGSNLWSVSAGAAVDSSPSLDHAGHFVVGTRGAGVLVVTRDGGVVARFRWPRPLSSTIAVRQDGSWLLGTADGVLAVREGRVLWHGARGADLVSSPGILPDGSLVVGAKDGQVYGLDASGSTRWQVRTGGPITSSPAIARDGTAWIGSNDGKLYAIDVDGNVVWSTQLGGPIHSSPAIGVDGTIAVGSRDGAIYVFR from the coding sequence ATGTTCCGGGGCAATGCGCAGCGAACCGGCCTGGGACTCTCCACTCCGCGCATTCCGCCGCGCTTGCAGTTCCGCTTCGGCACGGCGGGAGAAGTCTGGGCTTCTCCTGCGCTGGGGCCAGATAGCAGCGTCTACGCGACCTCCCTCGACGGACGGGTGTATGCCATCTCCCCAGAGGGCCGACCTCTTTGGATCTATGCCACCCGCGGAGCCCTCTGGGCCTCGCCTGCGATCCGCCCCGATGGCTCTGTCGTCGTCGCCGGGGTCGACTCCCACCTCTACGTGATTCGAGAAGGCGCCTTGCTCTGGGAACGCGATCTCGACAACTGCGCGTTCTCGTCGCCGTTGATCATGGCAGACGGCAGCATCGTCGTCGGCTCGGGCTCGCACCGCCTCCATGCATTCGCCGCAGACGGCTCCAACTTGTGGTCCGTCAGCGCGGGCGCGGCTGTCGACTCGTCGCCGAGTCTCGACCACGCTGGCCACTTCGTTGTGGGAACGCGCGGTGCGGGCGTGCTCGTCGTGACACGCGATGGAGGAGTCGTCGCGCGCTTCCGCTGGCCGCGGCCCTTGTCGTCCACGATTGCGGTACGCCAAGACGGGAGCTGGTTGCTCGGAACCGCCGATGGGGTGCTTGCGGTCCGTGAGGGGCGAGTGCTTTGGCACGGCGCGCGGGGCGCAGACCTCGTGTCTTCCCCGGGAATCCTGCCGGATGGCTCCCTCGTGGTCGGCGCCAAGGACGGCCAAGTCTACGGCCTCGATGCCTCGGGCTCCACGCGCTGGCAGGTGCGAACGGGTGGCCCCATCACTTCATCCCCCGCCATTGCGCGCGACGGAACCGCTTGGATTGGCTCGAACGACGGCAAGCTCTACGCCATCGACGTGGACGGGAATGTCGTCTGGTCGACGCAGTTGGGTGGTCCCATCCATTCCTCCCCAGCGATCGGTGTGGACGGCACGATTGCAGTGGGCTCCCGGGATGGAGCCATCTACGTCTTCAGGTGA
- a CDS encoding tetratricopeptide repeat protein — MSKTSKVPRIDPGALRDHGTEARIESVWAKLEPELRQRPSLSRAALWWAPATLVIVFGAGVFVGARWMRPAQRPTPSLAAEPPARGESNAAPASPSPVEPETVLSPNPELSPTSRVLKRAPVVAEESVEVPEPVSSPPTASLPPATVAPEWQRLAQQGEYAAASRALDALGGFDAVLTQSTAEQLMSLVDIARATGQRSRAVAALRRVVDRFPSDPNAPLAAWTLGNLLERSGDKPGAQKAFAAYRALSPKGDFAEDALARQVEAALEQNDVERAKKLAEQYEKDFPSGRRLRELKAELAKKSGAAGSEPDGGAKSDDETPSGEPEDESTTTSQP, encoded by the coding sequence ATGAGCAAGACATCGAAAGTGCCGCGCATCGATCCCGGTGCGCTGCGTGATCACGGCACGGAAGCAAGAATCGAGAGCGTCTGGGCCAAACTCGAACCCGAGCTCCGACAACGCCCAAGTCTGTCGCGTGCCGCCCTGTGGTGGGCTCCTGCCACGCTGGTCATCGTTTTCGGCGCTGGTGTGTTCGTCGGTGCGCGCTGGATGCGCCCGGCTCAGCGTCCCACGCCCAGTCTCGCCGCCGAGCCCCCCGCACGTGGGGAATCGAACGCCGCGCCGGCGAGCCCTTCGCCGGTCGAGCCCGAGACCGTTCTGTCGCCGAACCCGGAGCTTTCGCCTACCTCCCGCGTGCTGAAGCGTGCGCCCGTCGTGGCGGAAGAGTCCGTCGAGGTGCCGGAGCCGGTTTCTTCACCGCCCACGGCGAGCCTGCCGCCGGCAACCGTCGCGCCCGAGTGGCAACGTCTGGCGCAACAGGGCGAGTACGCTGCGGCAAGTCGTGCGCTCGATGCGCTGGGCGGCTTCGACGCCGTGCTGACCCAATCCACCGCCGAGCAGCTGATGAGTCTGGTCGATATCGCGCGTGCCACGGGGCAGCGTTCACGCGCGGTCGCCGCGCTGCGTCGAGTGGTCGACCGCTTCCCCTCGGATCCCAACGCTCCGCTCGCCGCCTGGACCCTCGGCAACCTGTTGGAGCGCTCGGGCGACAAGCCCGGAGCGCAGAAGGCCTTCGCGGCCTACCGCGCGCTCTCGCCCAAGGGCGATTTTGCGGAAGACGCTCTCGCGCGTCAGGTCGAGGCCGCCCTCGAGCAGAACGATGTCGAGCGAGCGAAGAAACTCGCCGAACAGTATGAGAAGGACTTTCCGAGCGGGCGACGACTGCGTGAACTCAAGGCAGAGCTGGCGAAGAAGTCAGGAGCTGCAGGCAGCGAACCCGACGGTGGCGCCAAGAGCGACGACGAGACTCCGAGCGGCGAGCCGGAAGACGAGTCCACCACGACAAGCCAACCTTGA
- a CDS encoding sigma-70 family RNA polymerase sigma factor, protein MVPKRAPAPHLRLVGAEPAPARDAGPAGQLGDAELVALARDGHINAFEVLYRRHAGFALNLGVRVQGNATDVEDVVHDAFIRAHHRLDELREASSFKAWIGSIVVRLVRSRLRRRRLLQGLGLGASEPVDLDAVAAPDASPEARAQLAQIYALMCTMPADDRIAWILRHVEHHRLEAVADLTGCSLATVKRRIARAQRFLNEHFVAPYAEDTP, encoded by the coding sequence ATGGTTCCGAAGCGTGCCCCCGCTCCTCATCTGCGCCTGGTTGGTGCGGAGCCCGCGCCTGCGCGCGACGCAGGGCCCGCAGGTCAGCTCGGGGACGCGGAGTTGGTCGCGCTGGCTCGGGACGGCCACATCAACGCCTTCGAAGTGCTCTATCGCCGACATGCGGGATTCGCCCTCAACCTCGGCGTCCGCGTCCAGGGCAACGCGACGGATGTGGAGGACGTCGTGCATGACGCCTTCATCCGCGCGCATCATCGCTTGGACGAGCTGCGTGAGGCGTCGTCATTCAAGGCTTGGATCGGGTCCATCGTCGTCCGATTGGTGCGCTCACGCTTGCGTCGCCGCCGCTTGCTCCAGGGACTGGGGCTCGGCGCTTCGGAGCCAGTGGACCTGGACGCCGTGGCAGCGCCGGACGCGAGCCCCGAGGCACGCGCGCAGCTGGCTCAGATCTACGCGCTGATGTGCACCATGCCTGCGGACGACCGCATCGCGTGGATTCTCCGACACGTAGAGCATCACCGTCTCGAAGCGGTGGCAGATCTCACTGGTTGCTCCCTGGCGACGGTCAAGCGCCGTATCGCCCGAGCGCAACGCTTTCTGAACGAACACTTTGTCGCTCCCTATGCGGAGGACACACCATGA
- a CDS encoding FHA domain-containing protein produces MSGISESRASAVKVAKWLVDRGRPDQAVMLLAAWAAAGPNDSEGQQLLAEALRIDPSSRVAQMAFERMEGMEGDHGDLTNAITEFGAERLAQLEAEMKRPVFRRAQMGFNNNIKFQERVFHVQTEDSGLDQPHIITHLFADGGRIIKSHKRSYADEVNRTDVAEFVRSLMKAQHLEMVLALREGKFDEVLAGRAVGGMDLLTEPPKVEAIRKLASKKEARASAAPAAQSTSQTPAQVPVPSKPPAPATDAGECFFRLHVMRSLTGGPERYEPRGGDAIMGREGSITLDGEKFAHPREALLKYVRGRLWLHDLEDGNGVFLRIRTPVELELGDEFVVGDQLVRVEKNPLSDDGPDPDPTYFYSSPKWPSSFRVVQILEGGAPGACVVARGNTLQIGSAIGDLVFPDDPLVGAQHCLVEEQAGSVVLTDLGSRTGVFVRIRGEQEVAHGDEILVGRTRLVVDLSPSRQAG; encoded by the coding sequence ATGAGTGGCATCAGCGAAAGCCGCGCTTCCGCCGTCAAGGTGGCAAAGTGGTTGGTCGATCGGGGACGGCCCGACCAGGCCGTGATGCTGCTCGCCGCCTGGGCCGCCGCCGGGCCCAACGACAGCGAGGGACAGCAGCTGCTCGCCGAGGCGCTTCGCATCGACCCGAGCTCGCGCGTCGCCCAGATGGCGTTCGAGCGCATGGAAGGGATGGAGGGGGATCACGGCGATCTGACCAATGCCATCACCGAGTTCGGCGCCGAGCGGCTCGCGCAACTCGAAGCGGAGATGAAGCGCCCGGTGTTTCGGCGCGCGCAGATGGGGTTCAACAACAACATCAAGTTCCAGGAACGCGTCTTTCATGTTCAGACCGAGGACTCTGGTCTGGATCAACCCCACATCATCACACATCTGTTTGCAGACGGTGGGCGTATCATCAAGAGCCACAAGCGCTCTTACGCCGACGAGGTGAACCGTACCGACGTTGCAGAGTTCGTTCGCTCGTTGATGAAAGCGCAACACCTGGAGATGGTGTTGGCGCTGCGCGAAGGCAAGTTCGACGAAGTGCTGGCCGGACGTGCCGTCGGCGGTATGGACTTGCTCACGGAGCCGCCGAAGGTCGAAGCCATCCGCAAGCTGGCGAGCAAGAAGGAGGCGCGCGCGTCCGCGGCCCCTGCTGCGCAGTCCACCTCGCAAACCCCGGCGCAAGTTCCGGTGCCGTCCAAGCCGCCAGCCCCTGCCACGGACGCGGGAGAGTGCTTCTTCCGCCTGCACGTCATGCGCAGCTTGACCGGCGGACCAGAGCGTTACGAGCCCCGAGGCGGAGACGCCATCATGGGGCGCGAGGGCAGCATCACTCTCGATGGGGAAAAGTTCGCTCATCCCCGAGAGGCACTGCTCAAGTACGTCAGGGGTCGACTCTGGCTCCACGACCTGGAAGACGGCAACGGGGTATTCCTGCGCATTCGCACCCCCGTCGAGCTGGAGCTCGGGGACGAGTTCGTGGTTGGGGACCAACTGGTGCGGGTGGAGAAGAATCCGCTCTCGGATGATGGGCCGGATCCAGATCCCACCTACTTCTACTCGTCGCCCAAATGGCCTTCCTCGTTCAGGGTCGTGCAGATCCTGGAGGGGGGTGCGCCCGGTGCGTGCGTCGTGGCGCGAGGCAACACCTTGCAGATTGGTTCCGCGATCGGCGATCTCGTTTTCCCCGACGATCCCCTGGTCGGCGCACAGCACTGTCTGGTCGAAGAGCAGGCCGGCAGCGTCGTGTTGACGGATCTCGGTTCGCGTACCGGTGTGTTCGTGCGGATTCGTGGTGAGCAAGAGGTCGCCCACGGAGACGAGATCCTCGTCGGCCGAACGCGCCTCGTGGTCGATCTCAGCCCTTCGCGGCAAGCTGGTTGA